The Streptomyces sp. NBC_01197 genome window below encodes:
- a CDS encoding VOC family protein: MSGSATQGIKTVLHPVSDLAAAKSVYTALLGVAPVADESYYVGFETGGQHIGLVPGGAEQGMTGPVTYWQVPDIEAKLAEVTAAGAVVKEPPHDVGGGRLVATVTDPDGNVLGLLQDK, encoded by the coding sequence ATGAGCGGCTCAGCAACCCAGGGCATCAAGACCGTGCTGCACCCCGTATCCGACCTGGCGGCGGCCAAGTCGGTCTACACCGCCCTCCTCGGCGTAGCGCCGGTGGCCGACGAGTCGTACTACGTCGGTTTCGAGACCGGCGGCCAGCACATCGGGCTGGTGCCGGGCGGTGCGGAGCAGGGCATGACCGGGCCGGTGACCTACTGGCAGGTGCCGGACATCGAGGCGAAGCTGGCCGAGGTGACCGCCGCCGGTGCCGTGGTGAAGGAGCCCCCGCACGACGTCGGCGGGGGCCGCCTGGTCGCCACGGTCACCGACCCCGACGGTAATGTCCTGGGACTGCTTCAGGACAAGTGA
- a CDS encoding excinuclease ABC subunit UvrA, whose amino-acid sequence MARRTGAQPPAHVADSHGMIRVHGVRVNNLKDVSVEIPKRRLTVFTGVSGSGKSSLVFGTIAAESQRLINETYSAFVQGFMPPLGRPEVDVLEGLTTAIIVDQQRIGADPRSTVGTATDVNAMLRILFSRLGKPHIGSPQAYSFNVASVSGAGAVTMERGGETVKERRSFSITGGMCPRCEGRGSVTDIDITQLFDDSKSLAEGAITVPGYKAGGWNYRLYSGSGFYDPDKPIRKYTKKELHDFLRREPTRMKIEGINMTYEGLIPRVQKSMLSKDREAMQPHIRAFVDRAVTFTVCPECDGTRLAEAARSSRIGKTSIADACAMQISDLAEWVRGVDDPSVAPLLVKLRQTLDSFVEIGLGYLSLDRPSGSLSGGEAQRVKLIRHLGSSLTDVTYVFDEPTIGLHPHDIQRMNDLLLRLRDNGNTVLVVEHKPETIAIADHVVDLGPGAGTEGGTVCFEGTVEGLRAGGTLTGRHFGDRSTLKEKVRTPTGRLEIRGATAHNLRDVDVDIPLGVLAVVTGVAGSGKSSLVHGSIHADEGVVSIGQEPIRGSRRSNPATYTGLLEPIRKAFAKANGVKPALFSANSEGACPNCNGAGVIYTDLAMMAGVATTCEECEGKRYQASVLDHHLGGRDISEVLAMSVAQAEEFFGAGDARTPSAHAVLTRLADVGLGYLSLGQPLTTLSGGERQRLKLATHMAEKGGVYVLDEPTAGLHLADVEQLLGLLDRLVDSGKSVIVVEHHQAVMAHADWIIDLGPGAGHDGGRIVFEGTPADLVAARSTLTGEHLAAYVDA is encoded by the coding sequence ATGGCCAGGAGGACGGGCGCACAGCCGCCTGCGCACGTTGCCGACAGCCACGGCATGATCCGCGTGCACGGCGTGCGGGTGAACAACCTCAAGGACGTCAGCGTCGAGATCCCGAAGCGCCGGCTGACGGTGTTCACCGGCGTCTCCGGCTCGGGTAAGAGCTCCCTGGTCTTCGGGACGATCGCCGCGGAGTCGCAGCGGCTGATCAACGAGACCTACAGCGCCTTCGTGCAGGGATTCATGCCGCCGCTGGGGCGGCCCGAGGTCGACGTACTCGAAGGGCTGACGACCGCGATCATCGTCGACCAGCAGCGGATCGGCGCCGATCCTCGCTCCACGGTCGGCACCGCGACCGACGTCAACGCGATGCTGCGCATCCTCTTCAGCCGGCTCGGGAAGCCGCACATCGGCTCGCCCCAGGCCTACTCCTTCAACGTCGCCTCGGTCAGCGGAGCGGGCGCGGTCACGATGGAGCGCGGCGGGGAGACGGTGAAGGAACGGCGCAGCTTCAGCATCACCGGCGGTATGTGCCCGCGCTGCGAGGGCCGGGGCTCGGTCACCGACATCGACATCACTCAGCTCTTCGACGACTCCAAGTCGCTCGCAGAGGGCGCCATCACCGTCCCCGGCTACAAGGCGGGCGGCTGGAACTACCGGCTCTACAGCGGGTCCGGCTTCTACGACCCGGACAAGCCGATCCGCAAGTACACCAAGAAGGAGCTGCACGACTTCCTCCGCCGCGAGCCGACCAGGATGAAGATCGAGGGCATCAACATGACCTACGAGGGGCTGATCCCCCGGGTCCAGAAGTCGATGCTCTCCAAGGACCGGGAGGCGATGCAGCCGCACATCCGGGCGTTCGTGGACCGGGCGGTCACCTTCACCGTCTGTCCCGAGTGCGACGGCACCCGGCTCGCCGAGGCGGCCCGGTCGTCGCGGATCGGGAAGACCAGCATCGCCGACGCGTGCGCCATGCAGATCAGCGATCTGGCCGAGTGGGTCCGCGGCGTCGATGACCCCTCGGTGGCGCCGCTTCTCGTGAAACTGCGGCAGACCCTCGACTCGTTCGTGGAGATCGGCCTCGGCTATCTCTCGCTCGACCGGCCCTCGGGCTCGCTGTCGGGCGGCGAGGCACAGCGGGTCAAGCTGATCCGCCACCTCGGCTCCTCGCTCACCGACGTCACGTACGTCTTCGACGAGCCCACCATCGGTCTGCACCCCCACGACATCCAGCGGATGAACGACCTGCTGCTGCGGCTGCGGGACAACGGCAACACGGTGCTCGTCGTGGAGCACAAGCCGGAGACCATCGCGATCGCCGACCATGTGGTCGACCTCGGCCCCGGTGCCGGTACGGAGGGCGGCACCGTCTGCTTCGAGGGCACCGTCGAGGGGCTGCGGGCCGGTGGCACCCTCACCGGCCGCCATTTCGGCGACCGGTCCACCCTCAAGGAGAAGGTGCGCACGCCCACCGGCAGGCTGGAGATCCGTGGCGCGACGGCGCACAATCTGCGTGACGTCGACGTCGACATCCCGCTCGGGGTGCTGGCCGTCGTCACCGGCGTCGCGGGCTCGGGCAAGAGCTCGCTCGTACACGGGTCGATCCACGCCGACGAGGGTGTGGTGTCGATCGGCCAGGAACCGATCCGCGGCTCACGGCGGAGCAACCCGGCGACGTACACCGGACTGCTCGAACCGATCCGCAAGGCGTTCGCGAAGGCCAACGGCGTGAAGCCCGCGCTGTTCAGCGCCAACTCCGAGGGTGCCTGCCCCAACTGCAACGGTGCGGGCGTCATCTACACCGATCTGGCGATGATGGCCGGCGTCGCGACCACCTGTGAGGAGTGCGAGGGGAAGCGGTACCAGGCGTCGGTGCTCGACCACCACCTCGGCGGACGCGACATCAGTGAGGTGCTCGCGATGTCAGTGGCTCAGGCCGAGGAGTTCTTCGGCGCGGGCGATGCGCGCACACCGTCCGCGCACGCCGTCCTCACCAGGCTCGCCGATGTCGGGCTCGGCTACCTCAGCCTCGGACAGCCGCTCACCACGCTGTCCGGCGGCGAGCGGCAGCGGCTCAAGCTGGCCACGCACATGGCCGAGAAGGGCGGCGTCTACGTACTGGACGAGCCGACCGCCGGGCTCCACCTCGCCGATGTCGAGCAGCTGCTCGGTCTGCTCGACCGGCTGGTGGACTCGGGTAAGTCGGTGATCGTCGTCGAGCACCACCAGGCGGTGATGGCGCACGCCGACTGGATCATCGACCTCGGTCCCGGCGCGGGCCACGACGGCGGCCGGATCGTCTTCGAGGGCACCCCAGCCGATCTGGTCGCCGCCCGCTCCACCCTCACCGGGGAACACCTCGCGGCGTACGTGGACGCCTGA
- the argC gene encoding N-acetyl-gamma-glutamyl-phosphate reductase has protein sequence MAVRAAVAGASGYAGGELLRLLLGHPDVEIGALTGNTNAGQTIGALQPHLRPLAGRVLQPTTADVLAGHDVVFLALPHGQSAAVAEQLGGDVLVVDMGADFRLKHAGDWERFYGSPHAGTWPYGLPELPGGRTGLAGAKRIAVPGCYPTAVSLALFPAYAAGLAEPEAVIVAASGTSGAGKAAKPHLLGSEVMGSMSPYGVGGGHRHTPEMIQNLSAAAGEPVTVSFTPTLAPMPRGILATCTAKAKPGVSAETLRAAYGKALADEPFAELLPEGLWPSTGAVYGSNAVQIQVAYDVAAGRIVVISAIDNLTKGTAGGALQSMNIALGLPEDRGLSTIGLAP, from the coding sequence GTGGCGGTACGTGCAGCGGTGGCAGGGGCAAGTGGATACGCCGGCGGGGAGCTCCTCCGTCTGCTGCTGGGCCACCCGGATGTCGAGATCGGTGCGCTCACCGGCAACACCAACGCGGGCCAGACGATCGGCGCCCTGCAGCCGCATCTGCGGCCGCTGGCCGGGCGCGTGCTCCAGCCGACCACCGCGGACGTTCTCGCCGGTCACGACGTTGTCTTTCTCGCGCTGCCGCACGGGCAGTCCGCCGCCGTGGCCGAGCAGCTCGGAGGCGATGTCCTCGTCGTCGACATGGGCGCCGACTTCCGGCTGAAGCACGCCGGGGACTGGGAGCGGTTCTACGGCTCCCCGCACGCGGGGACCTGGCCGTACGGTCTGCCCGAGCTGCCCGGCGGACGGACCGGTCTCGCCGGGGCGAAGCGGATCGCCGTGCCCGGCTGCTACCCGACAGCGGTGTCCCTCGCACTCTTCCCGGCGTACGCGGCCGGCCTCGCCGAGCCCGAAGCGGTGATCGTCGCCGCCTCCGGCACGTCCGGCGCCGGCAAGGCGGCCAAGCCTCACCTCCTCGGCTCCGAGGTGATGGGGTCGATGTCGCCGTACGGGGTCGGCGGGGGACACCGGCACACCCCCGAGATGATCCAGAACCTCAGCGCGGCGGCCGGCGAGCCGGTCACCGTCTCGTTCACGCCGACCCTCGCGCCCATGCCGCGCGGCATCCTCGCCACCTGCACCGCGAAGGCGAAGCCCGGTGTGAGCGCCGAGACGCTCCGTGCGGCGTACGGGAAGGCCCTCGCGGACGAGCCGTTCGCCGAGCTGCTGCCCGAGGGGCTGTGGCCGTCGACCGGCGCCGTTTACGGCTCCAACGCGGTGCAGATCCAGGTCGCGTACGACGTCGCCGCCGGCCGGATCGTCGTCATCAGCGCCATCGACAACCTCACCAAGGGCACCGCGGGCGGCGCCCTGCAGAGCATGAACATCGCACTCGGACTCCCCGAGGACCGAGGGCTTTCCACCATCGGACTGGCGCCGTGA
- the argJ gene encoding bifunctional glutamate N-acetyltransferase/amino-acid acetyltransferase ArgJ: MSVTAAKGFTAAGIAAGIKESGGPDLALVVNAGPRLAAAGVFTSNRVKAAPVLWSEQVLKGGTVGAVVLNSGGANACTGPKGFQDTHATAEKAAEVLGGNAGEVAVASTGLIGLPLPMDKLLPGIERAAAELSPHGGEKAAIAIKTTDTVHKTAVAGGDGWSVGGMAKGAGMLAPGLATMLVVLTTDADVDGPVLDRALRAATRTTFDRVDSDGCMSTNDTVLLLASGASGVVPGEAEFAEAVRTVCADLARQLIGDAEGASKDIRIEVVNAATEDDAVEVGRSIARNNLLKCAIHGEDPNWGRVLSAIGTTSAVFEPDELNVAINGVWVCKKGSVGEDRDLVDMRYREVTITADLAAGGESAVIWANDLTADYVHENSAYSS; this comes from the coding sequence GTGAGCGTCACGGCAGCGAAGGGATTCACGGCGGCGGGCATCGCCGCCGGAATCAAGGAGAGCGGCGGACCGGACCTGGCCCTCGTGGTCAACGCCGGCCCCCGGCTGGCCGCCGCGGGAGTCTTCACCTCCAACCGCGTCAAGGCCGCACCGGTCCTCTGGTCCGAGCAGGTACTCAAGGGCGGGACCGTCGGGGCCGTGGTCCTCAACTCCGGTGGCGCCAACGCCTGCACCGGGCCCAAGGGCTTCCAGGACACCCACGCCACCGCGGAGAAGGCCGCCGAAGTCCTCGGCGGCAACGCGGGCGAGGTCGCGGTCGCGTCGACCGGCCTCATCGGCCTGCCGCTGCCCATGGACAAGCTGCTGCCCGGTATCGAGCGGGCCGCCGCCGAACTCTCCCCGCACGGCGGCGAGAAGGCCGCCATCGCCATCAAGACCACCGACACCGTCCACAAGACCGCAGTCGCGGGCGGGGACGGCTGGAGCGTCGGCGGGATGGCCAAGGGCGCGGGCATGCTCGCCCCCGGCCTCGCCACCATGCTCGTCGTGCTCACCACCGACGCCGACGTGGACGGCCCGGTTCTGGACCGGGCGCTGCGCGCCGCCACCCGCACGACCTTCGACCGGGTCGACTCCGACGGCTGCATGTCCACCAACGACACCGTGCTGCTGCTCGCCTCAGGTGCCTCCGGAGTGGTGCCCGGTGAAGCGGAGTTCGCCGAGGCCGTCCGTACGGTCTGCGCCGACCTGGCCCGCCAGCTGATCGGCGACGCCGAGGGGGCCAGCAAGGACATCCGGATCGAGGTGGTCAACGCCGCGACCGAGGACGACGCCGTCGAGGTGGGGCGCTCCATCGCCCGTAACAACCTGCTGAAGTGCGCCATCCACGGCGAGGACCCCAACTGGGGCCGGGTGCTCTCCGCGATCGGCACCACGTCCGCCGTCTTCGAGCCCGACGAGCTCAACGTCGCCATCAACGGCGTCTGGGTCTGCAAGAAGGGCTCCGTCGGCGAGGACCGCGACCTCGTCGACATGCGGTACCGCGAGGTCACGATCACCGCGGACCTGGCGGCGGGCGGCGAGTCGGCCGTGATCTGGGCCAATGACCTGACGGCCGACTACGTCCACGAGAACAGCGCGTACAGCTCATGA
- the argB gene encoding acetylglutamate kinase: MSTRKHTALPKAQTLIEALPWLTRHHGKTVVIKFGGNAMIDDELKAAFAQDVVFLRHAGLRPVVVHGGGPQISAQLDRHGLVSEFKAGLRVTTPEAMDVVRMVLAGQVQRELVGLLNQHGPFAVGMTGEDANTITAVQHFPQIDGEAVDIGRVGEITGIDIGAIEALLDDGRIPVVSSIARSADDNHVFNVNADTAAAALAAALNAETLMVLTDVEGLYEDWPNSDDVISRLTAKQLEKLLPELASGMVPKMQGCLFAVRNGVTTARVIDGRVQHAILLEIFTDEGIGTMVVPDTDTETTGATEGES; encoded by the coding sequence ATGAGCACCCGCAAGCACACCGCGCTCCCCAAGGCGCAGACCCTCATTGAGGCGCTGCCCTGGCTGACGCGCCACCACGGCAAGACCGTCGTCATCAAGTTCGGCGGCAACGCCATGATCGACGATGAGCTGAAGGCCGCCTTCGCCCAGGATGTCGTCTTCCTGCGGCACGCCGGACTCAGGCCGGTCGTCGTGCACGGCGGCGGCCCGCAGATCAGCGCACAGCTCGACCGGCACGGCCTGGTCAGTGAGTTCAAGGCCGGGCTGCGGGTGACGACGCCCGAGGCGATGGACGTCGTACGGATGGTCCTCGCGGGCCAGGTGCAGCGCGAACTCGTCGGACTGCTCAACCAGCACGGCCCGTTCGCGGTCGGCATGACCGGCGAGGACGCGAACACGATCACAGCCGTCCAGCACTTCCCGCAGATCGACGGCGAGGCCGTCGACATCGGCCGGGTCGGCGAGATCACCGGAATCGACATCGGCGCGATCGAGGCGCTGCTCGACGACGGCCGTATCCCCGTCGTCTCCTCCATCGCCCGCAGCGCCGATGACAACCACGTCTTCAACGTCAACGCCGACACGGCGGCCGCCGCACTGGCCGCCGCGCTGAACGCCGAGACGCTGATGGTCCTCACCGATGTCGAGGGCCTCTACGAGGACTGGCCCAACAGCGACGACGTCATCAGCAGGCTCACGGCGAAGCAACTGGAGAAGCTCCTTCCGGAGCTGGCCAGCGGCATGGTCCCCAAGATGCAGGGCTGCCTCTTCGCCGTGCGCAACGGAGTCACCACCGCCCGCGTCATCGACGGGCGGGTCCAGCACGCGATCCTGCTGGAGATCTTCACCGATGAGGGCATCGGCACGATGGTCGTGCCGGACACCGATACGGAAACCACTGGCGCCACCGAGGGGGAGTCGTGA
- a CDS encoding acetylornithine transaminase yields the protein MSNQELAQRWQGALMDNYGTPKLSLVRGEGATVWDADGTAYTDFVGGIAVNALGHAHPAVVEAVSRQIASLGHVSNLYIAEPPVALAERLLQVFGRAGRVYFANSGAEANEAVFKIGRLTGRTHMVATQGAFHGRTMGALSLTGQPAKQNGFEPLPGVVTHVPYGDAEALRAVVTENTAFVIIEPVQGENGAVVPPADYLRAAREITRATGTLLVLDEVQTGIGRTGHWFEHQAHEGVEPDVVTLAKGLGGGLPLGAAVAFGAAAELLQPGQHGSTFGGNPVACAAGLAVLDTIAADGILDRVKRTGEKLRTGIEALGHPLVGQVRGAGLLLGIVLTESRAHRVQQAAQDAGFLVNVTSPDVVRLMPPLIIGDHDVDAFLQALPGVLDQADGEE from the coding sequence GTGAGCAACCAGGAACTCGCACAGCGCTGGCAGGGCGCTCTGATGGACAACTACGGCACGCCGAAGCTCTCCCTGGTACGCGGCGAGGGCGCCACCGTGTGGGACGCCGACGGCACCGCGTACACCGACTTCGTCGGCGGCATCGCGGTCAACGCGCTCGGCCACGCCCACCCCGCGGTCGTCGAGGCCGTCTCGCGGCAGATCGCCTCGCTCGGCCATGTGTCCAACCTCTACATCGCCGAACCGCCCGTCGCGCTCGCCGAACGGCTGCTCCAGGTCTTCGGCCGCGCGGGCCGCGTGTACTTCGCCAACTCGGGGGCCGAGGCCAACGAGGCGGTCTTCAAGATCGGCCGGCTCACCGGGCGTACGCACATGGTCGCCACCCAGGGCGCCTTCCACGGCCGGACCATGGGCGCGCTCTCGCTCACCGGCCAGCCAGCCAAGCAGAACGGCTTCGAGCCGCTGCCCGGTGTGGTCACCCATGTCCCGTACGGCGACGCGGAAGCCCTGCGCGCGGTCGTCACGGAGAACACCGCATTCGTCATCATCGAACCGGTCCAGGGCGAGAACGGCGCCGTCGTCCCGCCCGCGGACTACCTCAGGGCCGCCCGGGAGATCACCCGCGCCACCGGCACGCTGCTGGTGCTCGACGAGGTGCAGACGGGGATCGGGCGCACGGGCCACTGGTTCGAGCACCAGGCGCACGAAGGGGTCGAGCCCGATGTCGTCACGCTCGCCAAGGGGCTCGGCGGCGGGCTCCCGCTCGGCGCGGCCGTGGCGTTCGGGGCGGCTGCCGAACTGCTGCAGCCCGGTCAGCACGGCTCCACCTTCGGCGGCAACCCGGTGGCGTGCGCCGCCGGACTCGCCGTGCTCGACACGATCGCGGCGGACGGAATCCTCGACCGGGTGAAGCGCACGGGCGAGAAGCTGCGCACCGGAATCGAGGCGCTGGGGCACCCGTTGGTCGGGCAGGTCCGCGGCGCCGGACTGCTGCTGGGTATCGTGCTCACCGAGTCCCGCGCGCACCGGGTGCAGCAGGCGGCTCAGGACGCAGGCTTCCTGGTGAACGTGACCAGCCCCGATGTCGTACGGCTGATGCCGCCGCTGATCATCGGTGACCACGACGTGGACGCGTTCCTTCAGGCGCTGCCCGGCGTTCTCGACCAGGCCGACGGGGAAGAGTGA
- a CDS encoding arginine repressor, producing the protein MTDAQQTEHEAQDTEHGGPSVPQTRTARHRRIVDILNRQPVRSQSQLARLLADDGLSVTQATLSRDLDELGAVKIRNTGGELIYAVPSEGGYRTPHAPLGESAKEERMRRLSSELLISAEASANLVVLRTPPGAAQFLASAIDQAELHDILGTIAGDDTLMLISRDPAGGQALADHLLRLAQNPR; encoded by the coding sequence ATGACCGACGCGCAGCAGACCGAGCACGAGGCGCAGGACACCGAGCACGGCGGGCCCTCGGTCCCGCAGACCCGGACCGCCCGCCACCGCCGGATCGTGGACATCCTCAACCGGCAGCCGGTGCGCTCGCAGAGCCAGCTCGCCAGGCTCCTCGCCGACGACGGGCTGAGCGTCACCCAGGCGACGCTCTCCCGCGACCTCGACGAACTGGGCGCCGTGAAGATCCGCAACACCGGTGGTGAGCTGATCTACGCGGTGCCCAGCGAGGGCGGCTACCGCACACCACACGCGCCGCTCGGCGAGTCCGCCAAGGAGGAGCGGATGCGCAGACTCTCATCCGAGCTGCTGATCTCGGCGGAGGCCTCGGCGAATCTGGTGGTGCTGCGCACTCCGCCCGGCGCGGCCCAGTTCCTCGCGTCGGCCATCGACCAGGCCGAACTGCACGACATCCTGGGCACGATCGCCGGGGACGACACGCTGATGCTGATCAGCCGGGACCCGGCGGGCGGCCAGGCGCTCGCGGACCACCTCCTGCGGCTGGCGCAGAACCCGCGCTGA
- a CDS encoding L,D-transpeptidase family protein, producing MRRFLVAGSVLLAVAGSLAAVPAGDGPLPEQLADTGGGSQLITVEAAAPHSTTGRLTWWDLRDGSWHQAGSAAARFGAKGLADGAKRRQGTATTPTGVFDLPYAFGIKAAPAGTRYPYRAVNSDSWWCEDNSSRAYNRWVDPLPADCRAGDAERLGNYPTQYARAFVIGYNYARPVHGRGAGIFLHVNGSGATDGCVSVPAAAVDRILSWAVPGRRPHIAIGTRSGPTALTRY from the coding sequence ATGCGCAGATTCCTGGTGGCAGGTTCGGTTCTGCTGGCCGTCGCGGGTTCTCTCGCGGCCGTTCCCGCCGGTGACGGTCCGCTGCCCGAACAGCTCGCCGACACCGGCGGCGGCTCCCAGCTGATCACCGTGGAGGCCGCGGCCCCGCACTCCACCACCGGCAGGCTGACCTGGTGGGACCTGCGCGACGGCAGCTGGCACCAGGCAGGCTCCGCGGCGGCCCGCTTCGGCGCGAAGGGGCTGGCCGACGGCGCGAAGCGCAGACAGGGCACGGCCACCACACCCACCGGCGTCTTCGACCTGCCGTACGCCTTCGGGATCAAGGCGGCCCCGGCCGGGACCCGTTACCCCTACCGGGCGGTCAACTCGGATTCGTGGTGGTGCGAGGACAACTCGTCCCGTGCGTACAACCGCTGGGTGGACCCGCTACCCGCGGACTGCCGGGCCGGTGACGCGGAGCGGCTGGGCAACTATCCGACGCAGTACGCCCGGGCGTTCGTCATCGGGTACAACTACGCGCGGCCGGTGCACGGCCGGGGTGCCGGGATCTTCCTGCATGTCAACGGCAGTGGCGCGACCGACGGTTGTGTGTCCGTACCGGCGGCCGCGGTCGACCGGATCCTCAGCTGGGCCGTCCCCGGGCGCCGTCCGCACATCGCGATCGGCACCCGGTCGGGGCCGACCGCCCTGACCCGTTACTGA
- a CDS encoding bile acid:sodium symporter family protein has product MVAGAIGLASPGTFAGWSLSVPYLLGVVMFCMGLTMTKVDFQGVAKRPWAVALGLVAHYVIMPGLGWLIAHVLGLSPQLAAGVILVGCAPSGTASNVVTYLARGDVALSVSVATVSTVLAPLVTPPLTLLLAGAYLPVDAGSMMTDILKTVLLPVLAGLAVRFLAGRYVNRVLGALPWLSAVTVSVIVAVVVGGSATAIKSAAAMVLLAVVLHNGLGLLLGYGAGKAAGLGKPGSRAMAFEVGMQNSGLAASLATAHFSPLAALPAAIFSVWHNVSGALVAAWMSYRSRKAGNAA; this is encoded by the coding sequence CTGGTGGCGGGGGCGATAGGTCTCGCTTCACCGGGCACCTTCGCCGGGTGGAGCCTCTCCGTCCCGTATCTGCTGGGCGTGGTCATGTTCTGCATGGGGCTGACCATGACCAAGGTGGACTTCCAGGGGGTCGCGAAACGGCCGTGGGCTGTGGCGCTCGGGCTGGTCGCACACTATGTGATCATGCCGGGACTCGGCTGGCTGATCGCCCATGTCCTCGGCCTCTCCCCGCAGTTGGCAGCCGGCGTCATCCTGGTCGGCTGCGCGCCGAGCGGCACGGCGTCCAACGTGGTCACCTATCTGGCGCGCGGCGATGTCGCCCTCTCCGTCTCGGTGGCCACCGTCTCGACGGTCCTCGCTCCGCTGGTGACGCCGCCGCTGACGCTGCTGCTCGCGGGCGCCTACCTGCCGGTCGACGCGGGCTCGATGATGACCGACATCCTCAAGACGGTGCTGCTGCCGGTGCTCGCGGGGCTGGCGGTGCGGTTCCTGGCGGGCCGTTACGTGAACCGGGTCCTTGGCGCGCTGCCCTGGCTCTCCGCCGTCACCGTATCGGTCATCGTCGCGGTCGTGGTGGGCGGCAGCGCTACGGCGATCAAGTCGGCGGCGGCGATGGTGCTGCTCGCCGTGGTCCTCCACAACGGCCTCGGGCTGCTGCTCGGGTACGGAGCGGGCAAGGCAGCCGGTCTCGGGAAGCCGGGGAGCCGGGCCATGGCCTTCGAGGTGGGCATGCAGAACTCGGGCCTGGCCGCTTCCCTGGCCACCGCCCACTTCAGCCCGTTGGCGGCGCTGCCCGCGGCGATCTTCTCGGTCTGGCACAACGTGTCCGGGGCGCTGGTCGCGGCCTGGATGTCGTACCGGTCCCGGAAGGCCGGGAACGCCGCCTAG
- a CDS encoding PfkB family carbohydrate kinase translates to MNPRLVLAGNVIVDLVIGIPALPERGGDVIGSHASRTAGGGFNTLVAASRLGTEAVYAGLHGTGPNGDLVREALAAEGVRTVLPVREDGDTGFCVALVDAGGERTFVTSFGVDARLTAAELAVVTGRLRDGDTVQLSGYGLVMPVNGPLLARFTAGLPAGVTVCFDPGPLVADIPGEILGPVLARTDWLSCNAREGRLLTGHEDPHLAAAALRERLTPGAGVLVRADKDGCLLAAPGAQPVHVPGFPVDAVDSNGAGDAHVGAFLALLGRGLDPLSAARGANASAAFAVTRRGPATAPGLAELVAFLGDDPLAGRLAALPARSM, encoded by the coding sequence ATGAACCCCCGTCTGGTCCTCGCCGGAAACGTCATCGTCGATCTGGTGATCGGGATCCCCGCGCTGCCCGAGCGGGGCGGCGACGTCATCGGCTCGCACGCGTCCCGGACGGCGGGCGGCGGATTCAACACCCTGGTCGCTGCCAGCAGACTGGGCACGGAGGCGGTGTACGCGGGGCTGCACGGTACGGGCCCGAACGGCGATCTCGTACGGGAGGCGCTGGCCGCGGAGGGCGTGCGTACCGTGCTGCCGGTCCGCGAGGACGGCGACACCGGCTTCTGCGTCGCTCTGGTGGACGCCGGTGGCGAGCGGACGTTCGTGACCAGCTTCGGGGTCGACGCGCGGCTGACCGCGGCGGAACTGGCCGTGGTGACCGGGCGGCTCAGGGACGGGGACACGGTCCAGCTTTCCGGGTACGGCCTGGTCATGCCGGTGAACGGCCCGCTGCTCGCCCGCTTCACCGCCGGGCTGCCCGCCGGGGTCACGGTCTGCTTCGACCCGGGGCCACTGGTCGCCGACATCCCCGGGGAGATCCTCGGCCCGGTCCTGGCCCGGACCGACTGGCTCAGCTGCAACGCCCGCGAGGGACGGCTGCTGACCGGGCACGAGGATCCGCACCTGGCCGCCGCCGCGCTGCGCGAGCGGCTCACCCCTGGAGCGGGAGTGCTGGTGCGCGCCGACAAGGACGGCTGCCTGCTGGCGGCGCCCGGTGCGCAGCCGGTCCACGTTCCGGGCTTCCCGGTGGACGCGGTCGACAGCAACGGGGCGGGCGACGCCCATGTCGGGGCCTTCCTCGCCCTGCTCGGCCGGGGGCTCGACCCGCTGTCGGCGGCGCGTGGCGCCAACGCGTCGGCGGCCTTCGCGGTGACCCGACGCGGCCCGGCGACCGCACCCGGTCTCGCGGAGCTGGTGGCTTTCCTCGGTGACGACCCGCTCGCCGGGCGGCTGGCCGCACTGCCCGCCCGGTCGATGTAA